In Aptenodytes patagonicus chromosome 6, bAptPat1.pri.cur, whole genome shotgun sequence, one genomic interval encodes:
- the ETV5 gene encoding ETS translocation variant 5 isoform X2: MDGFYDQQVPFMGPGKSCAEEGRGRPGSDRKRKFLETDLAHDSEELFQDLSQLQEAWLAEAQVPDDEQFVPDFQSDNLVLHAPPPAKIKRELHSPSSELSSCSHEQALCAGYGDKCLYNCCAYDRKPPAGFKPLTPPATPVSPAHQGSALPPPAPAVQAAAHGAAAAPHPLQEQRQQTFAVPRPPHPHVHMPKMMSENQYPAEHRFQRQLSEPCHPFPPQPGVPGDSRPVYHRQLSEPLGPAAPHPPQGFKQEYHDPLYEHSGPSLPGPPSHGFQPPMGIKQEPRDYCIDSEVPNCQSSYLRGGIFPSSHDGFSYEKDTRLYFDDTCVVPERLEGKVKQEPTLYREGPPYQRRGSLQLWQFLVTLLDDPANAHFIAWTGRGMEFKLIEPEEVARRWGIQKNRPAMNYDKLSRSLRYYYEKGIMQKVAGERYVYKFVCDPDALFSMAYPDNQRPFLKTESDCPVPEEETVPLTHFEDSPAYLLEMDPCGSLPYAEGFAY, translated from the exons ATGGACGGCTTCTACGACCAGCAGGTTCCCTTCATGGGCCCCGGG AAGTCCTGCGCAGAGGAGGGCCGAGGCCGGCCGGGGTCTgataggaaaaggaaatttttggAGACCGACCTGGCCCACGACTCAGAAG AGCTCTTCCAGGATCTCAGCCAGCTCCAAGAGGCCTGGCTAGCTGAAG cTCAGGTCCCCGATGATGAACAATTTGTCCCAGATTTCCAGTCTGACAACT TGGTCCTGCACGCCCCACCTCCGGCAAAGATCAAGCGGGAGCTGCACAGCCCTTCCTCAGAGCTGTCATCCTGCAGCCACGAGCAGGCTCTCTGTGCCGGCTACGGGGACAAGTGCCTCTACAACTGCTG TGCCTATGACAGGAAGCCCCCTGCTGGGTTCAAGCCATTAACGCCGCCTGCCACACCAGTGTCTCCTGCACACCAGGGATCGGCCCTGCCGCCACCAGCcccagctgtgcaggcagccGCCCATGGGGCAGCTGCGGCCCCACACCCACTgcaagagcagaggcagcagaccTTCGCCGTGCCACGGCCGCCTCACCCGCATGTGCACATGCCAAAGATGATGTCTGAAAACCAATACCCTGCAGAGCACAG ATTTCAGAGGCAGCTGTCAGAGCCCTGCCACCCCTTCCCACCGCAGCCCGGGGTCCCGGGGGACAGCCGCCCCGTCTACCACCGGCAGCTGTCAGAGCCCCTcggccctgctgccccccacccccctcagGGATTCAAGCAGGAGTACCATGACCCACTCTACGAGCACAGTGGCCCCAGCCtgcccggcccccccagccacGGCTTCCAGCCCCCCATGGGCATCAAGCAGGAGCCCCGGGACTACTGCATCGACTCAG AAGTGCCTAACTGCCAGTCCTCGTACCTGCGGGGGGGCATCTTCCCCAGCAGCCATGACG GATTTTCATATGAGAAGGACACACGATTGTATTTTGATGACACGTGCGTGGTACCAGAGAGGCTGGAGG GTAAAGTGAAGCAGGAGCCCACCCTGTACCGTGAGGGCCCTCCCTACCAGCGGCGTGGGTCCCTGCAGCTCTGGCAGTTCCTGGTCACCCTCCTGGACGACCCTGCCAATGCCCACTTCATCGCCTGGACTGGTCGGGGCATGGAGTTCAAGCTGATTGAGCCCGAGGAG GTAGCGCGACGCTGGGGCATCCAGAAGAACCGGCCAGCCATGAACTACGACAAGCTCAGCCGCTCCCTGCGCTACTACTACGAGAAGGGCATCATGCAGAAG gTGGCCGGCGAGCGGTATGTCTATAAGTTCGTCTGCGACCCTGATGCCCTCTTTTCCATGGCCTACCCCGACAACCAGCGCCCCTTCCTGAAGACAGAGTCCGACTGCCCGGTGCCCGAGGAGGAGACAGTGCCGCTGACGCACTTTGAGGACAGCCCAGCGTACCTCCTGGAGATGGATCCCTGCGGCAGCCTTCCCTACGCGGAGGGCTTCGCTTACTGA
- the ETV5 gene encoding ETS translocation variant 5 isoform X1, with protein MDGFYDQQVPFMGPGKSCAEEGRGRPGSDRKRKFLETDLAHDSEELFQDLSQLQEAWLAEAQVPDDEQFVPDFQSDNLVLHAPPPAKIKRELHSPSSELSSCSHEQALCAGYGDKCLYNCCPSPLHSAYDRKPPAGFKPLTPPATPVSPAHQGSALPPPAPAVQAAAHGAAAAPHPLQEQRQQTFAVPRPPHPHVHMPKMMSENQYPAEHRFQRQLSEPCHPFPPQPGVPGDSRPVYHRQLSEPLGPAAPHPPQGFKQEYHDPLYEHSGPSLPGPPSHGFQPPMGIKQEPRDYCIDSEVPNCQSSYLRGGIFPSSHDGFSYEKDTRLYFDDTCVVPERLEGKVKQEPTLYREGPPYQRRGSLQLWQFLVTLLDDPANAHFIAWTGRGMEFKLIEPEEVARRWGIQKNRPAMNYDKLSRSLRYYYEKGIMQKVAGERYVYKFVCDPDALFSMAYPDNQRPFLKTESDCPVPEEETVPLTHFEDSPAYLLEMDPCGSLPYAEGFAY; from the exons ATGGACGGCTTCTACGACCAGCAGGTTCCCTTCATGGGCCCCGGG AAGTCCTGCGCAGAGGAGGGCCGAGGCCGGCCGGGGTCTgataggaaaaggaaatttttggAGACCGACCTGGCCCACGACTCAGAAG AGCTCTTCCAGGATCTCAGCCAGCTCCAAGAGGCCTGGCTAGCTGAAG cTCAGGTCCCCGATGATGAACAATTTGTCCCAGATTTCCAGTCTGACAACT TGGTCCTGCACGCCCCACCTCCGGCAAAGATCAAGCGGGAGCTGCACAGCCCTTCCTCAGAGCTGTCATCCTGCAGCCACGAGCAGGCTCTCTGTGCCGGCTACGGGGACAAGTGCCTCTACAACTGCTG cccctctcccctccacagTGCCTATGACAGGAAGCCCCCTGCTGGGTTCAAGCCATTAACGCCGCCTGCCACACCAGTGTCTCCTGCACACCAGGGATCGGCCCTGCCGCCACCAGCcccagctgtgcaggcagccGCCCATGGGGCAGCTGCGGCCCCACACCCACTgcaagagcagaggcagcagaccTTCGCCGTGCCACGGCCGCCTCACCCGCATGTGCACATGCCAAAGATGATGTCTGAAAACCAATACCCTGCAGAGCACAG ATTTCAGAGGCAGCTGTCAGAGCCCTGCCACCCCTTCCCACCGCAGCCCGGGGTCCCGGGGGACAGCCGCCCCGTCTACCACCGGCAGCTGTCAGAGCCCCTcggccctgctgccccccacccccctcagGGATTCAAGCAGGAGTACCATGACCCACTCTACGAGCACAGTGGCCCCAGCCtgcccggcccccccagccacGGCTTCCAGCCCCCCATGGGCATCAAGCAGGAGCCCCGGGACTACTGCATCGACTCAG AAGTGCCTAACTGCCAGTCCTCGTACCTGCGGGGGGGCATCTTCCCCAGCAGCCATGACG GATTTTCATATGAGAAGGACACACGATTGTATTTTGATGACACGTGCGTGGTACCAGAGAGGCTGGAGG GTAAAGTGAAGCAGGAGCCCACCCTGTACCGTGAGGGCCCTCCCTACCAGCGGCGTGGGTCCCTGCAGCTCTGGCAGTTCCTGGTCACCCTCCTGGACGACCCTGCCAATGCCCACTTCATCGCCTGGACTGGTCGGGGCATGGAGTTCAAGCTGATTGAGCCCGAGGAG GTAGCGCGACGCTGGGGCATCCAGAAGAACCGGCCAGCCATGAACTACGACAAGCTCAGCCGCTCCCTGCGCTACTACTACGAGAAGGGCATCATGCAGAAG gTGGCCGGCGAGCGGTATGTCTATAAGTTCGTCTGCGACCCTGATGCCCTCTTTTCCATGGCCTACCCCGACAACCAGCGCCCCTTCCTGAAGACAGAGTCCGACTGCCCGGTGCCCGAGGAGGAGACAGTGCCGCTGACGCACTTTGAGGACAGCCCAGCGTACCTCCTGGAGATGGATCCCTGCGGCAGCCTTCCCTACGCGGAGGGCTTCGCTTACTGA